A region from the Danaus plexippus chromosome 26, MEX_DaPlex, whole genome shotgun sequence genome encodes:
- the LOC116774336 gene encoding uncharacterized protein LOC116774336, whose amino-acid sequence MDSFMDFYFEEVFTHIERDGLNERYKRRELVEYFHSVIAGCAKGQNQSDNETCKAFVSSAVRFHNRCKSANGDVCLMGKYHNLLYIAMKLAFDWSLQDNGMVGALLDELYACEGTFERIFLGAIFGTSAPYFLAGWKSDFMDKEENIHALVFFLDHATNASLEFNDGSKKYRFIDVPLESCGKASPVRVVIQMGASEILMILLRFGAQFTSDHVSSNPVECILDRLKEYNRKYPYELVACLKLALRAVPSLSLTVDRAALKHLNLPDDYNYQRKIALERYGEILEDHLLPSSRCGLKPVELKHLCRCQIRQMLWQNFELPFGIQKLPLPISLKKYLDLFDD is encoded by the exons ATGGATTCTTTtatggatttttattttgaagaagTGTTTACCCATATTGAGCGAGATGGTCTGAATGAGAGATATAAGAGAAGAGAATTAGTCGAGTATTTCCATTCAGTTATCGCTGGATGTGCCAaag GTCAAAACCAGTCGGATAACGAAACTTGTAAAGCTTTCGTGTCATCTGCGGTACGTTTCCACAATCGTTGTAAGTCTGCTAATGGCGATGTTTGTCTTATGGGGAAGTATCATAATCTTCTATACATTGCTATGAAGCTGGCTTTTGATTGGAGCCTTCAAGACAATGGAATGGTTGGCGCATTATTGGATGAATTGTACGCTTGTGAAGGAACATTTGAAAGAATATTTCTTg GTGCAATTTTTGGGACATCAGCTCCGTATTTTCTAGCTGGTTGGAAATCTGATTTCATGGATAAAGAAGAGAATATCCATGCTCTCGTCTTTTTTCTTGACCACGCAACAAATGCCAGCTTAGAATTTAATGATGGTTCAAAGAAGTATCGTTTTATTGACGTGCCTTTAGAAAGTTGTGGAAAGGCTTCCCCAGTTAGAGTTGTAATACAAATGGGAGCATCAGAAATTTTGATGATACTACTACGGTTTGGTGCGCAGTTTACATCAGATCATGTTTCTTCAAACCCCGTTGAGTGTATTCTTGATAGACTAAAGGagtataatagaaaatatcctTATGAACTGGTAGCATGTCTTAAACTCGCATTAAGAGCAGTCCCAAGCCTCAGTCTAACAGTCGACAGAGCagctttaaaacatttaaatttaccagatgattataattatcaaaggAAGATTGCTCTTGAAAGATACGGTGAAATACTTGAAGATCATTTACTACCCAGTTCAAGATGTGGTTTGAAACCAGTGGAGTTGAAACATCTTTGTAGATGCCAAATAAGACAAATGTTGTGGCAAAATTTTGAGCTTCCATTCGGTATTCAGAAACTTCCTCTACCCATTTCACTTAAGAAGTATTTGGATTTGTTCgatgattaa